In Lachnospiraceae bacterium, one DNA window encodes the following:
- a CDS encoding FAD-dependent oxidoreductase, with the protein MTHKFPHLCSPITIAGRTFSNRMFSAPMGGTDISNDGCIGPKSTAFYELRAKGGAAAVTVSECMVHPETDGSHAYHLDTAILNSLAAATYTADAISRHGAAASLELSHSGMYAGTYMTDKSRQHEMCQWGASDTVRADGVKVKALSKAQIKDIVASYGKVAGLAKRAGFEMILVHGGHGWLINQFLSPYFNHRTDEYGGCLENRCRLASEILDAVREAVGPAFPIEFRLSGSELFEGGYDLEEGIRIAMQLESKIDLLHVSAGTYQRGFGDTHPSMFKEHGCNVHLAAEIKKHVSIPVATLGGLNDPEQMEEIIASGKADVVYMARALLADPFLPRKVMENRDEDIVRCLRCFTCMAERAATSTRRCTVNPLIGRELEGDEIQPAPVKKKVLVAGGGPGGLYAAWTAARRGHQVILCEKEEELGGILKSEIAIPFKKEMYQLTETYARFARQSGVEIRLGCEVTAEYVEKEAPDALIIAVGSKPLVPPIPGIKDKNVILVNELYKNQDRVADEVAVMGGGLAGCECAIHLGMEGKEVHLIEMRDELAVDANVRHRPLLLKEIEKYVHVHTGCKVEEVTVEGVRCKDKEGKELLISGKTVICALGQRSRTDVVEALRNGAPFVRVIGDARKVSTITNAVYQGYHAALDI; encoded by the coding sequence ATGACACACAAATTTCCACATCTTTGCAGTCCTATTACCATTGCAGGGCGCACCTTTTCCAACCGTATGTTTTCAGCACCTATGGGTGGAACAGATATTTCCAATGACGGCTGTATCGGTCCCAAATCTACAGCCTTTTACGAGCTTCGTGCAAAAGGCGGCGCAGCAGCAGTAACAGTCAGCGAATGTATGGTACATCCGGAAACAGACGGCTCCCATGCCTATCATCTGGATACAGCGATTCTAAATTCCTTGGCAGCGGCCACTTATACAGCAGATGCCATTTCCCGCCACGGGGCAGCAGCCAGTCTGGAGTTGTCCCATTCCGGTATGTATGCAGGAACTTATATGACTGATAAATCAAGACAGCATGAAATGTGCCAGTGGGGGGCTTCTGATACTGTGCGTGCAGATGGCGTAAAGGTAAAGGCTTTAAGCAAAGCACAGATTAAAGATATTGTTGCTTCTTATGGTAAAGTGGCAGGCCTTGCAAAACGTGCAGGCTTTGAGATGATCCTGGTCCACGGTGGACATGGGTGGCTGATCAACCAGTTTTTATCCCCATATTTTAACCACAGAACTGATGAATACGGAGGTTGTCTGGAAAACCGCTGTCGTCTGGCAAGTGAGATCTTAGATGCAGTCCGTGAGGCTGTAGGTCCTGCATTTCCTATTGAATTCCGCTTAAGCGGGTCTGAATTGTTTGAAGGCGGCTATGACCTGGAAGAAGGTATACGCATTGCTATGCAGCTGGAATCAAAGATCGATCTGCTCCATGTATCTGCCGGTACTTACCAGAGGGGCTTTGGCGATACCCATCCTTCTATGTTTAAGGAGCATGGCTGTAACGTACATCTGGCAGCTGAGATCAAAAAGCACGTATCCATTCCGGTTGCCACATTGGGCGGTTTAAATGACCCGGAACAGATGGAAGAGATCATCGCTTCCGGCAAGGCAGATGTAGTTTATATGGCCCGTGCACTTCTGGCAGATCCATTCCTTCCAAGAAAGGTCATGGAAAACAGGGATGAGGATATTGTCCGTTGTCTGCGCTGCTTTACCTGTATGGCAGAACGTGCAGCTACTTCAACCAGAAGGTGTACTGTAAACCCTCTGATCGGAAGAGAGCTGGAAGGGGATGAAATACAGCCTGCGCCGGTGAAAAAGAAAGTCCTGGTAGCCGGAGGAGGGCCGGGAGGTCTGTATGCAGCCTGGACAGCAGCCAGAAGGGGGCATCAGGTCATCTTATGTGAAAAAGAAGAGGAACTGGGCGGAATTTTAAAGAGCGAGATCGCCATTCCCTTTAAAAAAGAAATGTACCAGCTTACAGAGACCTATGCACGTTTCGCAAGGCAGAGCGGTGTAGAGATACGTTTAGGATGTGAAGTTACTGCTGAATATGTTGAAAAAGAAGCACCAGATGCTCTGATCATTGCTGTTGGTTCTAAGCCGCTGGTTCCACCGATCCCTGGAATTAAGGACAAAAACGTGATCCTTGTTAATGAGCTATACAAAAACCAGGACCGCGTGGCAGATGAAGTTGCTGTTATGGGTGGTGGTCTGGCCGGTTGTGAATGTGCCATCCATTTAGGCATGGAAGGAAAAGAAGTACACCTGATCGAAATGCGGGATGAGCTGGCTGTAGATGCCAATGTGCGTCATCGTCCGCTGCTGTTAAAAGAAATTGAGAAATATGTTCATGTCCATACCGGATGCAAGGTAGAAGAAGTGACAGTTGAAGGAGTACGCTGTAAAGATAAAGAGGGCAAAGAGCTGCTGATCAGCGGTAAGACAGTGATCTGTGCTCTTGGACAGAGAAGCAGAACGGATGTTGTGGAAGCTCTCAGAAATGGTGCGCCCTTTGTCCGTGTTATTGGGGACGCAAGAAAGGTTTCTACCATTACAAATGCAGTTTATCAGGGATACCATGCAGCTTTAGATATTTAA
- a CDS encoding oleate hydratase, translated as MNKKVLRAGAVSAVAAGVGAAAVMAGKRRSKKEETNSDYRNTELGKFAKNSKGIYYTNGNYEAFARPEKPEGIEEKSAYLVGSGLAALAAACFLVRDAQMPGKNIHILEAMDVAGGACDGIDDPTRGYVMRGGREMEDHFECLWDLFRSIPSLEVPNASVLDEYYWLNKHDPNYSLCRATEKRGEDAHTDGKFRLSQKGSMEIMKLFFTRDEDLYDKSIEDFFDDEVFGSDFWLYWRTMFAFENWHSALEMKRYFQRFIHHIGGLPDFSALKFTRYNQYESLILPMQKYLEAAGVQIQFGTSVTNVRFDIEGEKKTAKAIEYIKDGGKGEITLTENDLVFITNGSCTEGTIYGDQDHAPVGDAEVRTSGCWSLWKNIAAQDGSFGHPEKFCSNIAKTNWESATVTTSDEKIISYIQKICKRDPRTGKVVTGGIVSCRDSSWLLSWTINRQGQFKAQKKDEICVWVYSLFTDVPGDYIKKPMKECNGKEITAEWLYHLGIPAEEIDDLAANHANCTPTMMPYITAFFMPRSAGDRPDVIPDGCVNAAFLGQFAETPRDTIFTTEYSVRTAMEAVYGLCGVDRGVPEVWGSVYDVRDLLDSTVKLMDGKSPLEMKLPLPLELLKKPLLRKIDKTVVGKLLRDHNVIKDWML; from the coding sequence ATGAACAAGAAAGTTTTGCGTGCAGGAGCAGTATCTGCAGTGGCAGCCGGCGTTGGAGCAGCTGCGGTTATGGCTGGAAAGCGCCGCAGCAAAAAAGAAGAGACAAACAGCGATTATCGTAATACGGAACTTGGCAAGTTTGCAAAAAACAGCAAGGGAATTTACTATACTAATGGTAACTATGAAGCCTTTGCAAGACCGGAAAAACCGGAAGGAATCGAAGAAAAGAGTGCTTATTTAGTAGGAAGCGGCCTGGCAGCGCTGGCAGCAGCCTGCTTTTTAGTAAGAGATGCCCAGATGCCTGGAAAGAATATCCATATTTTAGAGGCAATGGATGTAGCTGGCGGTGCCTGCGATGGTATTGATGACCCTACAAGGGGCTACGTAATGCGTGGCGGACGTGAGATGGAAGATCATTTCGAGTGTTTATGGGATCTGTTCCGCAGTATTCCTTCACTGGAGGTACCAAATGCATCTGTCCTGGATGAATATTACTGGTTAAATAAACATGATCCAAACTATTCCCTGTGCCGTGCTACTGAAAAAAGAGGCGAAGATGCCCATACTGACGGCAAGTTCCGTTTAAGCCAGAAAGGCAGTATGGAGATCATGAAGCTGTTTTTTACAAGGGATGAGGACCTGTATGACAAGTCCATTGAAGATTTCTTTGATGATGAAGTATTTGGTTCTGATTTCTGGCTGTACTGGCGCACCATGTTTGCTTTTGAAAACTGGCACAGTGCTCTGGAAATGAAGCGTTATTTCCAGCGTTTTATCCACCATATTGGCGGACTGCCAGATTTCTCTGCTTTGAAATTTACCCGGTACAATCAGTACGAATCCCTGATCCTTCCAATGCAGAAGTATCTGGAAGCAGCAGGTGTACAGATCCAGTTTGGCACCAGCGTTACCAATGTCCGTTTTGACATTGAAGGCGAAAAGAAGACTGCCAAAGCTATTGAATATATAAAAGACGGTGGAAAAGGCGAGATCACACTTACTGAAAATGATCTGGTATTTATAACAAATGGAAGCTGTACAGAAGGTACCATTTATGGGGATCAGGATCATGCACCTGTTGGGGATGCAGAGGTACGCACCAGTGGCTGCTGGAGCCTGTGGAAGAACATTGCAGCCCAGGATGGATCTTTTGGACATCCGGAAAAGTTCTGCTCTAATATTGCTAAGACCAATTGGGAATCTGCAACTGTTACAACTTCTGATGAAAAGATCATTTCCTATATCCAGAAGATCTGTAAGAGAGACCCAAGAACCGGAAAGGTAGTTACCGGAGGTATCGTAAGCTGTAGAGACTCCAGCTGGCTGTTAAGCTGGACGATTAACCGCCAGGGACAGTTTAAGGCTCAGAAGAAGGATGAGATCTGTGTATGGGTATACAGCCTGTTTACTGATGTACCAGGCGATTATATTAAAAAGCCGATGAAAGAGTGCAATGGTAAAGAGATCACAGCAGAATGGCTGTATCATCTGGGCATCCCTGCAGAGGAGATCGATGACCTGGCAGCAAACCATGCAAACTGTACTCCGACTATGATGCCATATATCACTGCTTTCTTTATGCCAAGAAGTGCAGGAGACAGACCGGATGTTATCCCGGATGGCTGCGTAAACGCTGCATTCTTAGGCCAGTTTGCTGAAACACCAAGAGATACTATTTTCACCACTGAGTACTCCGTGCGTACTGCTATGGAAGCTGTATACGGACTTTGCGGCGTAGACCGTGGCGTTCCTGAGGTCTGGGGAAGCGTATATGATGTGAGGGATCTGTTAGACAGTACTGTAAAGCTGATGGACGGAAAATCCCCACTGGAAATGAAACTGCCTCTGCCATTAGAGCTGTTAAAGAAGCCGCTTCTTAGAAAGATTGATAAAACAGTAGTTGGGAAACTGTTAAGAGACCACAATGTGATCAAAGACTGGATGTTATGA
- a CDS encoding DUF6198 family protein, which yields MSFQSVCKRYGLFLAGVILCATGIAFITRAGLGTSPVSGLPFVLSLVIPVSMGFFTFLFNMIFLICEAILRKRFSIEQALQIPITFFFSFCIDKAMAIIPTRFGGPWGDSFVYLVIGCIIMSLGISFEVIADVIMLPAEAFVRAFAKKTGFIFGNVKVGFDSTLTILAMILALICFHKLNGVREGTLINALVVGQMVKQWRRYIEKPLSNAIA from the coding sequence ATGTCGTTTCAATCAGTCTGTAAGCGTTATGGTCTATTTCTGGCCGGAGTTATCTTATGTGCAACAGGAATCGCCTTTATCACCCGTGCGGGACTTGGAACCTCGCCGGTTTCCGGACTTCCTTTTGTGCTCAGCCTAGTAATACCTGTATCTATGGGATTTTTTACCTTTCTGTTTAATATGATATTTCTGATCTGTGAGGCTATTTTAAGAAAACGGTTCAGTATAGAACAGGCTTTACAGATCCCTATCACTTTCTTTTTCAGTTTCTGCATCGACAAGGCCATGGCCATCATTCCTACCCGTTTCGGCGGCCCATGGGGTGATTCCTTTGTTTACCTGGTCATCGGATGTATCATCATGTCCCTTGGGATCAGCTTTGAAGTGATCGCAGATGTGATCATGCTTCCTGCAGAGGCATTTGTACGTGCCTTTGCTAAAAAGACCGGTTTTATATTTGGAAATGTAAAAGTTGGTTTTGACAGCACTCTTACCATTCTGGCAATGATCTTAGCTTTGATCTGCTTCCACAAGTTAAACGGGGTGCGGGAAGGAACACTGATCAATGCCCTGGTAGTGGGCCAAATGGTTAAGCAGTGGCGACGGTATATTGAAAAACCGCTATCAAATGCAATCGCATAA
- a CDS encoding DMT family transporter, which translates to MNTQQNNSKLTQLPVVMFLAGICCFLWGSATPAIKTGYQLFQIQSSDAMSIILFAGMRFVLAGFLVILFHSIQERHWIMPEPGSGKAIVSLCLNQTVLQYYFFYTGLAHASGVHGAIITGGNVFISILVASLIFRYEKLTARKMIGCAFGFAGIVIMNLSGQKGNMFEVSLLGEGFVLFAQVFYATSSALLKKYGNKHDVVTLSGYQFMLGGLILMIIGLAGGGRVQVSGNYLAYILLLYMAFISAVAYTLWGVLLKYNPVSRVTVFGFMNPVFGVLLSALVLGETAQAFSVNSLVALILVCIGIYIVNSVKVLKEA; encoded by the coding sequence ATGAATACACAACAAAATAACAGCAAACTGACACAGCTTCCTGTAGTAATGTTTTTGGCAGGTATCTGCTGTTTCTTATGGGGAAGTGCTACACCAGCTATTAAAACAGGATATCAGTTATTCCAGATCCAGTCCTCAGATGCTATGTCCATTATTTTATTTGCAGGAATGCGATTCGTACTGGCCGGCTTTCTGGTAATACTGTTCCACAGTATCCAGGAACGTCACTGGATCATGCCGGAACCCGGTTCAGGAAAAGCTATTGTATCCCTTTGTTTAAACCAGACGGTTCTTCAGTATTATTTCTTTTATACAGGACTGGCTCATGCAAGTGGAGTACACGGTGCCATTATCACAGGAGGAAATGTTTTTATCTCTATATTAGTGGCAAGCCTGATCTTCAGGTATGAAAAACTGACAGCCAGAAAAATGATCGGCTGTGCCTTTGGATTTGCAGGTATTGTTATTATGAACCTGTCCGGTCAGAAAGGAAACATGTTTGAAGTATCCTTGCTTGGTGAAGGTTTCGTTCTGTTTGCCCAGGTCTTTTATGCTACTTCCAGTGCACTTTTGAAAAAGTACGGAAACAAACACGATGTAGTTACCTTAAGCGGTTATCAGTTTATGTTAGGCGGTCTGATCCTGATGATCATTGGCCTGGCAGGCGGCGGAAGGGTACAGGTCAGCGGAAATTACCTGGCGTACATTTTATTGCTGTATATGGCATTTATCTCCGCAGTTGCCTATACACTCTGGGGCGTACTGTTAAAATACAATCCGGTCAGCCGTGTTACTGTATTTGGTTTCATGAACCCAGTGTTTGGTGTACTTTTATCTGCTCTGGTACTGGGGGAGACTGCGCAGGCATTTTCTGTAAACAGCCTTGTGGCACTGATCCTGGTATGTATAGGAATTTATATAGTAAATAGCGTAAAAGTATTAAAAGAAGCATAA
- a CDS encoding J domain-containing protein, whose product MSQQKRDYYEVLGIDKTADPATIKKAYRKLAKKYHPDSNVGNAAADEKFKEVNEAYDILSDPEKKKLYDQFGHAAFDGTGAAGAGFDGANGGFGTNGHFSGGFGGFSDAGGFHGFGGSGTHTYHFEGGEGDDIFGDIFENMFGGGKKSSFHQGASGFNGFHRYSGGFGADAASEKGSDAQAEINLSFDDAAFGVDRVITLSGTDGSRQNLQIHIPAGIGDGQSIRLKGKGNLGMGSGEAGDLLLKVHVGTRPGYERKGMDVYTSTEVPFMTAVLGGEIIVPTLYGNVSCKIKEGTRCGSKIRLAGRGIVSMKDPKIKGDQYVTIQIAVPQNLTEDAKRKLKEFTDACKTSSRHAA is encoded by the coding sequence ATGTCACAACAGAAAAGAGATTACTACGAAGTTCTTGGAATAGATAAAACTGCAGACCCGGCAACTATCAAGAAGGCTTATCGTAAGCTGGCAAAGAAATACCATCCTGACAGCAATGTTGGAAATGCTGCGGCTGATGAGAAATTTAAGGAAGTAAATGAAGCTTATGATATTTTAAGCGATCCTGAGAAAAAGAAGTTATATGACCAGTTCGGCCATGCAGCTTTTGATGGTACTGGCGCAGCTGGAGCCGGATTTGACGGGGCAAACGGCGGATTTGGCACAAATGGTCATTTCAGTGGCGGTTTTGGCGGCTTCTCTGATGCAGGCGGTTTTCATGGTTTTGGTGGTTCCGGAACCCATACCTACCACTTTGAAGGCGGTGAAGGGGATGATATTTTCGGAGATATCTTCGAAAATATGTTCGGCGGCGGAAAGAAGAGCAGCTTCCATCAGGGTGCCAGTGGATTTAATGGTTTCCACCGTTATTCCGGCGGTTTTGGCGCAGATGCAGCCAGTGAAAAAGGCAGTGATGCACAGGCAGAGATCAATCTAAGCTTTGATGATGCAGCTTTTGGTGTGGACCGTGTGATCACGCTGTCCGGCACAGATGGAAGCCGGCAGAATCTTCAGATCCATATCCCGGCAGGTATCGGCGATGGACAGAGCATCCGCTTAAAAGGCAAGGGAAATCTCGGTATGGGATCCGGTGAAGCAGGAGATCTGCTCTTAAAAGTCCATGTAGGAACCCGTCCTGGATATGAGAGAAAAGGAATGGATGTGTATACAAGCACAGAAGTGCCTTTTATGACTGCAGTTTTAGGCGGGGAGATCATTGTACCTACATTGTACGGCAATGTTTCCTGCAAGATCAAAGAAGGAACACGATGTGGTTCAAAGATCCGTCTTGCCGGCAGAGGTATTGTTTCTATGAAAGATCCAAAGATCAAAGGCGACCAGTATGTGACTATCCAGATCGCTGTTCCACAGAACCTGACTGAAGATGCAAAGAGAAAATTAAAAGAATTTACGGATGCCTGTAAAACCAGCAGCAGACATGCCGCATAA
- a CDS encoding glycoside hydrolase family 3 C-terminal domain-containing protein — MLIFSTAAFVFRETIDLYLCGSRTNVSEEEKKAAADDSRRLAEQIEAEGAVLLKNENNTLPLSEDITRVNVFGWASTQWLGSGSGSGRVEKVELDFLGALKESGISYNEELTHMYEDFQPKRAKTATLESWPEETCRLYEPDISDREYYTEEMLQDAKDYSDTAIMVVGRFSGESSDCTQLQYKKNKKNGQLLVDKRRTYLDLSTEEEGLLKYLGENFKNVILLLNTGNVMTLGAIDLTPGIGACIMAGMTGEYSAEALPDLLWGKISPSGRTADTWAYNFSTAASYATAAANGVGAYKNGEGLYPFDGTKSGNLGESFKYDQVSYVDYAEGIYIGYKWYETADAENYWDKYRNLHGKGYDAVVQYPFGYGLSYTDFDWKVVKAPGKKEKLAADSIVEITVQVTNIGQISGKDVVQLYYTPPYEPGGIEKPDVVLADYGKTKELAPGESEEITLCVKSEDMAAYDYNDSNHNGFTGYELDPGDYQFSIRKNAHETADIPGAQISLALKENVQYPADPYTGAAVSNKMTGTGAVDGVGIDGTDSGQYINYMTRSNFDETFPKTPVKSRLLPKRTAAFNLYTQEQADENAEAMETEEVIFGDDKGLLIEKNGTVTKLGYELGADYNDPKWEEVLNQLTEEETEELFLHGYVKTEKLKSIGKPLAREADGPAQIGSFNQNPTGTGFPNAGIMAQSWNTGLSQEMGRAVGKEAGQFGYSGWYAPAVNLHRSPFDGRNYEYYSEDSLLSGKMCGAAVAGSMDMGVYCYVKHLICNDQESGIYRDGVYTWMTEQTLRETYLKPFQMIVQENGATGLMSSYNRLGAVWAGGSKGLLTGILREEWGFKGAVITDYSDHHRYMNGDQALFAGGTLWMDGFMNDGSFAFKNEGNKAAYDQELRKAAKDIIYMYLNAVVRNQAYAEETGDRSVLKPAIRAPFPLWEAGLAAADILVLGIFLVAEKNYKRKKKETI, encoded by the coding sequence ATGCTGATATTTAGCACAGCTGCTTTTGTATTCAGGGAAACCATTGATCTGTACCTTTGCGGCAGCCGCACTAATGTATCAGAAGAGGAAAAAAAAGCTGCAGCAGATGACAGCCGCCGGCTTGCAGAGCAGATTGAGGCAGAAGGAGCAGTGTTATTAAAAAATGAGAATAATACACTGCCATTATCTGAAGATATTACCCGGGTAAATGTATTTGGCTGGGCTTCTACTCAGTGGTTAGGAAGTGGTTCCGGTTCTGGAAGAGTTGAAAAAGTGGAACTGGATTTTCTGGGTGCTTTAAAGGAGTCTGGCATTTCTTATAATGAAGAACTGACCCACATGTATGAAGATTTTCAGCCGAAACGTGCAAAAACAGCTACTCTGGAAAGCTGGCCGGAGGAAACATGCCGTCTGTATGAACCGGATATCAGTGACCGGGAATATTATACAGAGGAAATGCTTCAAGATGCGAAAGATTACTCTGATACAGCTATTATGGTAGTAGGCCGTTTTTCCGGAGAGAGCAGTGACTGTACCCAGCTGCAGTACAAGAAAAATAAGAAAAACGGCCAGCTGCTGGTAGATAAACGCCGTACCTATCTGGATCTTTCCACAGAAGAAGAGGGACTTTTAAAGTATCTGGGAGAGAATTTTAAAAATGTCATCCTTCTATTAAATACAGGGAATGTAATGACTTTAGGAGCGATCGACCTTACGCCTGGCATCGGCGCCTGCATTATGGCAGGTATGACCGGGGAATATTCAGCTGAGGCTCTTCCTGACCTTTTGTGGGGAAAAATAAGTCCTTCCGGCCGCACCGCAGATACCTGGGCTTATAATTTTTCTACTGCAGCCAGCTATGCTACTGCAGCTGCAAATGGTGTGGGGGCTTATAAAAATGGAGAAGGTCTGTATCCCTTTGATGGTACAAAAAGCGGTAATCTGGGAGAATCCTTTAAATATGACCAGGTATCCTATGTGGACTATGCAGAAGGTATTTATATTGGTTATAAATGGTATGAAACAGCAGATGCAGAAAACTACTGGGATAAGTACCGCAATCTTCATGGAAAGGGTTATGATGCGGTAGTGCAGTATCCTTTTGGCTATGGTCTGTCTTACACCGATTTTGACTGGAAGGTGGTAAAAGCCCCGGGGAAAAAAGAAAAACTGGCAGCAGACAGTATTGTAGAGATAACCGTTCAGGTAACTAACATCGGGCAGATATCAGGAAAAGATGTGGTCCAGTTGTATTACACCCCTCCTTATGAGCCTGGTGGGATTGAAAAACCGGATGTTGTACTTGCAGATTATGGAAAAACAAAGGAACTGGCACCTGGAGAAAGTGAAGAAATAACCTTATGTGTAAAATCAGAAGATATGGCTGCCTATGATTACAATGACAGCAATCATAATGGTTTTACTGGCTATGAACTGGATCCTGGCGATTATCAGTTTTCCATCCGTAAAAATGCCCATGAGACAGCAGATATCCCTGGGGCTCAAATAAGCCTTGCACTAAAAGAAAATGTCCAGTATCCTGCAGATCCATATACAGGAGCGGCAGTTTCTAATAAAATGACAGGTACCGGCGCAGTTGATGGTGTAGGTATAGACGGTACAGACAGTGGTCAGTATATTAATTATATGACTCGCAGTAACTTTGATGAGACCTTTCCTAAAACGCCTGTAAAAAGCCGTCTGCTTCCCAAAAGAACTGCAGCTTTTAATTTGTATACACAGGAACAGGCAGATGAAAATGCAGAGGCCATGGAGACAGAAGAGGTGATCTTCGGTGATGATAAGGGACTCCTTATTGAAAAAAATGGAACTGTTACAAAACTTGGTTATGAGTTAGGCGCTGATTATAATGATCCTAAGTGGGAAGAAGTCCTAAACCAGCTGACAGAAGAAGAAACAGAAGAATTGTTCCTTCACGGATACGTAAAAACGGAAAAACTGAAAAGCATCGGAAAACCTTTGGCAAGAGAAGCTGACGGACCGGCCCAGATCGGAAGTTTCAACCAGAATCCAACAGGTACCGGCTTTCCCAATGCAGGCATTATGGCACAGTCCTGGAATACAGGATTATCCCAGGAAATGGGGCGGGCAGTAGGAAAAGAAGCTGGGCAGTTTGGTTACAGTGGCTGGTATGCTCCGGCTGTGAACCTGCACCGCAGTCCTTTTGATGGCCGCAATTACGAATATTATTCCGAGGACAGTCTGCTTTCTGGCAAAATGTGCGGCGCAGCTGTAGCTGGAAGTATGGATATGGGAGTTTATTGTTATGTAAAACATCTGATCTGCAATGACCAGGAATCTGGTATTTACAGAGACGGAGTCTATACCTGGATGACAGAGCAGACATTACGGGAAACTTATTTAAAACCGTTCCAGATGATCGTACAGGAAAATGGGGCTACAGGGCTTATGTCTTCCTACAACCGTCTGGGCGCTGTGTGGGCCGGAGGCAGCAAGGGTCTTCTTACCGGTATTTTAAGAGAAGAGTGGGGATTTAAGGGAGCAGTTATCACAGATTATTCTGATCACCACAGATATATGAATGGAGATCAGGCTCTTTTTGCAGGCGGGACCCTGTGGATGGATGGTTTCATGAATGATGGAAGCTTTGCTTTTAAAAATGAGGGAAATAAAGCTGCCTATGACCAGGAACTGAGAAAAGCTGCAAAAGATATTATTTATATGTACTTAAACGCCGTAGTAAGAAATCAGGCTTACGCAGAAGAAACAGGAGATAGAAGTGTATTAAAGCCTGCGATCAGGGCTCCATTCCCTCTGTGGGAAGCAGGACTGGCTGCAGCAGATATACTGGTATTAGGAATCTTCTTGGTAGCTGAAAAAAATTATAAAAGGAAGAAAAAAGAAACTATATGA
- a CDS encoding cell wall-binding protein, which produces MIKTYKKLFLSLGAVIILSTGTAICAQASTAGWVSEDGVWKYLEASGNYAYNTWKISGDNSYYLDSNGVIAVNQWIDDTYYVNGDGVMVKNSWIQLTEDTSQKKSGWYYVDAKGKMIKDKWSTIGDKKYAFDSDGKMRTGWYFDNDDIYYLGEKGYAKTGWLCLDYDEDNKPEDGTVSEVRTSASDTAKWFYFQTNGKAKRSKNDSYSAETIGDNKYYFNDEGVMMTGWVAVKSNAKTGDTSGISKFVYLGGADEGIMAKNKWLELSEHPGDSDDKDEISADSNSDEVPDEGESNWYYFDSDGTAAYLNSKAANMSKATTKIDGSSYFFNAYGVRQTGLIHIVTSSGKDFTGYFGENDSDGKMITGKRSNLSVDGESASYYFSESGSDKGCGYNGAKDDYLYYQGRLVKADSGSDFQVFYVNNKLYLVNESGKIQSSSKNYKVNGTWTFKISGGSIYFIDDDKESAGKVTSSDAESLPEIIYDKEYTL; this is translated from the coding sequence GTCAGTGAAGATGGTGTCTGGAAGTACCTGGAAGCCTCTGGAAATTATGCATACAACACCTGGAAAATCTCCGGTGATAACTCTTATTATCTTGACAGCAACGGAGTCATTGCTGTAAACCAGTGGATCGATGATACTTATTATGTAAATGGCGATGGTGTTATGGTAAAAAACTCCTGGATCCAGCTGACTGAAGATACTTCCCAGAAAAAATCCGGCTGGTATTATGTAGATGCCAAGGGAAAAATGATAAAAGATAAATGGAGCACTATCGGAGACAAAAAGTATGCCTTTGACAGTGATGGAAAAATGCGTACAGGCTGGTATTTTGACAACGATGATATTTATTATCTGGGTGAAAAAGGCTATGCAAAGACCGGCTGGCTGTGCCTGGATTATGATGAAGATAACAAACCGGAGGATGGGACTGTTTCTGAAGTCCGTACTTCTGCTTCTGACACTGCCAAATGGTTCTACTTCCAGACAAACGGCAAGGCCAAACGTTCTAAAAATGATTCCTACTCTGCAGAGACCATTGGGGATAATAAATACTATTTTAATGATGAAGGCGTTATGATGACCGGTTGGGTAGCTGTAAAAAGCAATGCAAAAACAGGCGATACTTCCGGCATCAGCAAATTTGTATACCTTGGCGGTGCTGACGAGGGCATTATGGCAAAGAATAAATGGCTGGAACTTTCTGAACACCCAGGTGATTCTGATGATAAAGATGAGATCAGTGCCGACAGCAACAGCGATGAAGTACCGGATGAAGGAGAATCCAACTGGTACTATTTCGACAGTGACGGTACAGCAGCTTATTTAAACAGCAAAGCAGCCAATATGAGCAAAGCAACTACAAAAATAGACGGAAGTTCTTATTTCTTCAATGCTTATGGCGTCCGCCAGACCGGACTGATCCATATCGTCACCTCTTCAGGCAAAGATTTTACCGGATATTTTGGTGAAAATGATTCTGACGGAAAGATGATCACCGGTAAACGTTCTAATTTAAGTGTAGATGGCGAAAGCGCTTCTTACTATTTTAGCGAATCCGGCTCTGATAAAGGCTGCGGTTATAATGGTGCAAAAGATGATTATCTGTATTATCAGGGACGTCTTGTAAAAGCAGACAGCGGTTCTGATTTCCAGGTATTTTATGTAAATAACAAGCTGTATCTGGTCAATGAATCCGGCAAGATCCAGTCTTCCAGCAAAAACTACAAGGTAAATGGAACCTGGACTTTCAAAATCTCCGGCGGTTCTATCTATTTCATTGATGATGACAAGGAATCGGCAGGAAAAGTAACTTCTTCTGATGCAGAATCTCTTCCGGAGATCATCTACGATAAAGAATATACTCTATAG